The uncultured Flavobacterium sp. genome has a window encoding:
- the prmA gene encoding 50S ribosomal protein L11 methyltransferase, whose product MSNIYLGYHFTIEPKEPGSEILIAELGEKAFETFTETETGISAYVKKDLWDENILDDIYILQSDEFKIEYTVEEIDQVNWNEEWEKNFEAIDVDGKCHVRAPFHEKTDAEFDIVIEPKMSFGTGHHETTHMMIQHLLEMDVEGLKTLDMGCGTAILAILAEMKGAQPIDAIDIDNWCYLNSIENAERNNCKHITVYEGDAALLAGKKYDLIIANINRNILLNDMQSYVDCLNPKGIILFSGFYEEDIPFIDASCTEKGLTYVKKLQRNNWVSLKYVN is encoded by the coding sequence ATGTCAAATATATATTTAGGGTACCATTTTACGATTGAACCAAAAGAACCAGGTTCAGAAATCTTAATTGCTGAATTAGGCGAAAAAGCATTTGAAACATTTACTGAAACTGAAACTGGAATCTCGGCTTATGTAAAGAAAGATTTATGGGATGAGAATATCTTGGATGACATTTATATTTTACAATCAGACGAATTTAAAATCGAATATACTGTTGAAGAAATTGACCAGGTAAACTGGAATGAAGAATGGGAAAAGAATTTTGAAGCCATTGATGTTGATGGAAAATGCCACGTTCGCGCTCCTTTTCATGAAAAAACTGATGCTGAATTTGATATCGTAATTGAACCAAAAATGAGTTTTGGAACTGGTCATCACGAAACTACGCACATGATGATTCAGCATTTACTGGAAATGGATGTTGAAGGTTTAAAAACTCTGGATATGGGTTGCGGAACTGCGATTTTGGCTATTCTTGCCGAAATGAAAGGTGCTCAGCCAATCGACGCAATTGATATTGACAATTGGTGTTATTTGAATTCTATCGAAAATGCTGAGCGCAATAATTGCAAACATATTACCGTTTATGAAGGCGATGCAGCTTTGTTAGCAGGAAAAAAATATGACCTGATTATTGCCAATATCAACCGAAATATTTTGTTGAACGATATGCAAAGTTATGTTGATTGTTTAAACCCAAAAGGAATTATACTTTTTAGTGGCTTTTATGAAGAAGATATCCCATTTATTGATGCTTCATGCACAGAAAAAGGATTAACATATGTTAAAAAACTTCAAAGAAATAACTGGGTTTCATTAAAATACGTAAATTAG
- a CDS encoding ATP-dependent Clp protease adaptor ClpS — translation MSTKEKVREKVREREAVAFNNEIIVYNDDVNTFDHVIDTLMRVCSHTAEQAEQCSLIVHYNGKCTVKTGPIDKLKPQCTQLLEAGLSAEIV, via the coding sequence ATGAGTACTAAAGAAAAAGTAAGAGAGAAAGTCCGCGAAAGGGAAGCTGTAGCTTTCAATAACGAAATCATTGTTTATAATGACGATGTAAACACTTTTGATCACGTAATTGACACATTAATGCGTGTTTGCAGCCATACGGCAGAACAAGCAGAACAGTGTTCCTTAATTGTACACTACAACGGAAAATGCACCGTAAAAACGGGACCAATTGACAAGTTAAAACCGCAATGCACTCAACTTTTGGAAGCTGGACTAAGCGCTGAAATTGTTTAA
- a CDS encoding sterol desaturase family protein, giving the protein MEEYGKILIIAMPVFLALIVIEKIYGIYKKDDTAPLIDSVSSISSGITNSVKDVLGLSLTFISYEWLVSKLAIYHLEANVLSYCIAFFVIDFYGYWSHRLAHQINFLWNKHAIHHSSEEFNLACALRQPIASLVNLFTFLLIPAAILGVPASVIAITLPLHLFLQFWYHTKHIKKMGFLEYILVTPSHHRVHHAINPEYLDKNHSQIFIFWDKLFGTFQAELEEVPPVFGITRPAQTWNPIRINFQHLSLLIKDAWRAENWEDKLTIWFKPTGWRPENFEEKYPVNKIENVFEFDKYGTQNSKKLIYWSVSQVLITLLFVSYLFDNIAKIGLPNIFLYGFFILLTIYSYTELMDKSKYAIFWEGLRLTVAIAIISYYGDWFGLNNVLSIGNYIILIYLSFSFLTTIYFVKIDFKTPQNQPINSLTNYEKLNIF; this is encoded by the coding sequence ATGGAAGAATACGGAAAGATACTAATTATCGCCATGCCTGTTTTTTTAGCATTAATTGTTATCGAAAAGATATATGGCATTTATAAAAAAGATGACACTGCACCTTTGATAGACAGCGTGTCGAGCATTAGTTCAGGAATCACCAATTCTGTAAAGGATGTTTTGGGATTAAGTCTGACCTTTATCTCTTATGAATGGTTGGTTTCTAAATTGGCAATCTACCATCTCGAAGCCAATGTTCTATCTTACTGCATCGCCTTTTTTGTTATTGATTTTTATGGATATTGGAGCCACCGACTGGCGCATCAAATTAATTTTCTCTGGAACAAACATGCCATTCACCATAGCAGCGAAGAATTTAATCTCGCCTGTGCTTTGCGACAGCCTATTGCCAGTTTAGTCAATTTATTTACTTTTTTATTAATTCCCGCAGCGATTCTTGGCGTTCCTGCCTCTGTGATTGCAATTACTCTACCATTACATTTATTTTTACAATTTTGGTATCACACGAAACACATTAAAAAAATGGGGTTTTTGGAGTATATTTTGGTTACTCCTTCTCATCATCGTGTACATCATGCGATAAATCCAGAATATCTGGACAAAAATCATTCGCAGATATTTATTTTTTGGGATAAACTTTTTGGCACTTTTCAAGCCGAATTAGAAGAGGTTCCGCCTGTTTTCGGAATCACCAGACCTGCACAAACCTGGAACCCCATTCGGATTAATTTTCAGCATTTAAGCCTGTTAATCAAAGACGCCTGGAGAGCTGAAAACTGGGAAGACAAACTTACCATTTGGTTTAAACCAACTGGCTGGCGTCCGGAAAATTTTGAAGAAAAATATCCTGTAAACAAAATCGAGAATGTTTTTGAATTTGATAAATACGGTACCCAAAATTCTAAAAAACTGATTTATTGGTCTGTTTCACAGGTTTTAATAACACTTTTGTTCGTGAGTTATCTCTTTGATAATATCGCCAAAATTGGCTTACCAAATATCTTTCTCTATGGCTTTTTTATTCTATTAACGATTTACAGTTATACTGAATTGATGGATAAAAGCAAATATGCCATCTTTTGGGAAGGTTTACGTTTGACCGTTGCAATTGCAATTATATCTTATTACGGAGATTGGTTTGGCTTAAATAACGTCTTATCAATTGGAAATTATATCATTTTGATTTATTTAAGTTTTTCATTTCTTACTACAATTTACTTTGTGAAAATCGACTTTAAAACACCCCAAAACCAACCCATAAACTCACTAACCAATTATGAGAAACTCAACATTTTTTAA
- a CDS encoding lysoplasmalogenase: protein MRNSTFFKIFIAFSAFYLFILFLGYESLNLFLKPLLIPVLSFEVYFYRKFPSKNTLLIALLFSWIGDVILLFTDIAEIYFILGLVAFLISHITYCILFNKQIKGEIKRNTLLFGIGSVLIACYLIGMLSVLLPSLGDLRIPVIVYASVISIMLLFAFNGFLIWKKPGNSYVFLGAIVFVLSDSILAVNKFYKPIEKSSFFIMLTYLVAQYLIVVGILKLNPKKVE from the coding sequence ATGAGAAACTCAACATTTTTTAAAATCTTTATCGCATTTAGTGCATTCTATCTGTTTATTTTATTTTTAGGATATGAAAGCTTAAACTTGTTTCTAAAACCCCTTTTGATTCCTGTACTAAGTTTTGAGGTCTATTTTTATCGAAAGTTTCCCTCAAAAAATACGCTTTTAATCGCCTTATTATTCTCTTGGATCGGTGATGTAATTTTACTCTTTACTGATATTGCCGAGATCTATTTTATTCTTGGATTAGTCGCTTTCCTAATCTCTCATATAACGTACTGTATACTTTTTAACAAACAAATTAAGGGCGAAATCAAAAGAAATACTCTTCTTTTTGGAATTGGAAGTGTTTTAATTGCTTGTTATTTAATCGGAATGCTTTCGGTTTTATTGCCTTCTTTAGGCGATTTAAGAATTCCGGTAATTGTTTATGCTTCTGTAATTTCAATCATGCTTTTGTTTGCTTTTAATGGTTTTCTTATTTGGAAAAAACCAGGTAACTCGTATGTTTTTCTTGGCGCGATTGTATTTGTTCTTTCAGATAGTATTTTGGCTGTAAATAAATTTTATAAACCAATCGAAAAAAGTTCCTTTTTTATTATGCTGACGTATCTTGTGGCACAATATCTGATTGTGGTTGGTATACTAAAACTGAATCCGAAGAAAGTAGAATAG
- a CDS encoding 2-dehydro-3-deoxyphosphooctonate aldolase: protein MKKIALFILFLITATSCISTKSTLKNVDDNAPDLVLKRDNTFAITLFSKDKKYGYDPDYPINIFYRNTTDEALNETRFLNALAGPNGEKITYKRLETCCPFPTKRSNMGAGFLNVYELRWEGQKKPITLYLNIYEKGILMVPMGLGLKKE from the coding sequence ATGAAAAAAATAGCCCTTTTTATCCTTTTCCTTATTACAGCAACTTCATGCATAAGTACAAAATCTACTTTAAAAAATGTAGATGATAATGCTCCTGATTTAGTTTTGAAAAGAGACAATACATTTGCCATTACTCTTTTTAGTAAAGACAAAAAATACGGTTACGATCCTGATTATCCTATCAATATTTTCTATAGAAATACAACCGATGAAGCTTTGAACGAAACCCGTTTTTTAAATGCTCTTGCCGGACCAAACGGCGAAAAAATAACGTATAAACGACTAGAAACCTGTTGTCCTTTTCCGACCAAAAGAAGTAATATGGGCGCTGGTTTTTTAAATGTTTACGAATTAAGATGGGAAGGTCAAAAGAAACCTATTACTCTTTATTTGAATATTTATGAAAAAGGCATTCTAATGGTTCCAATGGGATTGGGTTTGAAGAAGGAATAG
- the kdsA gene encoding 3-deoxy-8-phosphooctulonate synthase: MNIQHIPQIKHTDSGNFFLLAGPCAIEGEEMALRIAEKLVGITDKLQIPYVFKGSFKKANRSRIDSFSGIGDEKALKILRKVSETFHIPTVTDIHTNEDADMAAQYVDVLQIPAFLVRQTDLVVAAANTGKVVNLKKGQFMSPESMKHAVQKVLDCHNENVMITDRGTMFGYQDMIVDYRGIPTLQQYASTVLDVTHSLQQPNQTTGVTGGRPDMIETVAKAGIAVGVDGIFIETHFDPANAKSDGANMLHLDYFEDLMTKLVAIRKTVNSF; the protein is encoded by the coding sequence ATGAACATACAACATATTCCTCAAATTAAGCATACTGATAGTGGGAATTTCTTTTTATTGGCGGGACCTTGCGCTATTGAAGGAGAAGAAATGGCTCTCAGAATTGCTGAAAAATTAGTTGGTATTACCGACAAACTTCAGATTCCTTATGTATTTAAAGGATCGTTTAAAAAAGCCAATCGCTCGAGAATTGATAGTTTTTCCGGAATTGGTGACGAAAAAGCATTAAAAATTTTAAGAAAAGTTTCTGAAACTTTTCACATTCCAACTGTAACAGATATTCATACTAATGAAGATGCTGATATGGCTGCACAATACGTTGATGTATTGCAGATTCCTGCATTTCTTGTTCGTCAGACTGACCTTGTTGTGGCAGCTGCAAATACCGGAAAAGTGGTGAATTTGAAAAAAGGACAATTTATGAGTCCGGAAAGCATGAAACATGCTGTTCAAAAAGTACTGGATTGCCATAACGAGAATGTAATGATTACTGATCGTGGTACTATGTTTGGTTACCAGGACATGATTGTTGATTATAGAGGAATTCCTACTTTGCAACAATATGCTTCTACGGTTCTTGATGTAACGCACTCGTTGCAACAACCTAACCAAACTACAGGTGTTACAGGCGGAAGACCTGATATGATTGAAACTGTTGCCAAAGCGGGAATTGCTGTAGGTGTTGATGGTATTTTTATCGAAACTCATTTTGATCCTGCTAATGCAAAAAGCGATGGCGCTAACATGCTTCATTTGGACTATTTTGAAGATCTAATGACGAAGTTGGTTGCTATTAGAAAAACAGTTAACTCATTTTAA
- a CDS encoding YiiX family permuted papain-like enzyme, which yields MKKQKYLFLGITFLLSFGLALFVAMSVFPNNPFSKTKTEKTENIVQTKLKDGDIIFQTSQSPQCEAVRIATNSKFSHCGIIYDINGKWFVFEAVQPVKLTPFDEWIQHGKDNKYVVKRLKNADQVLTPIVLQKMQNYSQQFDGKQYDAYFEWTDTKIYCSELVWKIYKNAAGIELSKLRQLKDFNLTDARVQKILKERYGNDIPLEEKVVAPVDLADSDLLKTIIDNY from the coding sequence ATGAAAAAACAAAAATATCTGTTTCTGGGGATTACATTTCTGTTAAGTTTTGGCCTTGCTTTATTTGTTGCAATGTCTGTTTTTCCGAACAATCCGTTTTCGAAAACAAAGACAGAAAAAACAGAAAATATCGTACAAACTAAACTTAAAGATGGTGATATTATTTTTCAAACTTCACAATCTCCTCAATGTGAAGCGGTAAGGATTGCGACTAATTCGAAATTTTCTCATTGTGGAATTATCTATGATATAAACGGAAAATGGTTTGTTTTTGAAGCAGTTCAGCCGGTAAAATTGACTCCGTTTGATGAATGGATTCAGCACGGAAAAGACAATAAATATGTTGTTAAGAGATTAAAAAATGCTGATCAGGTTTTGACTCCGATTGTTTTACAAAAGATGCAAAATTACAGCCAGCAGTTTGATGGAAAACAGTATGACGCTTATTTTGAATGGACCGATACAAAAATATATTGCTCTGAATTGGTCTGGAAAATATATAAAAATGCTGCTGGTATTGAACTTTCGAAATTAAGACAATTGAAAGACTTTAATTTAACTGATGCGCGAGTTCAAAAAATATTAAAGGAAAGGTACGGTAATGATATTCCATTAGAGGAAAAAGTAGTCGCTCCTGTTGATCTTGCTGATTCGGACTTATTAAAAACTATTATAGACAACTATTAA
- a CDS encoding M20/M25/M40 family metallo-hydrolase, whose translation MKKTILLTVLALNGLTSFAQSNDEKNIKLFYKKALTEAKCYTWLEYLSNDIGSRLSGSASAEEAVQYTKRQLETLGLDKVYLQDVMVPHWVRGEKETAYIVDNKTKTVVPICALGSSIATPKTGITAEVIEVQSIKELKELGDKVKGKIVFYNRPMDPENIPTFMSYSEAGDQRRSGAQEAAKLGAVGAIVRSLSLRLDDFPHTGNQSYGDLPKEQYIPAAAISTNGAELLSKSLKNNPGLKFYFKQSCQTLPDVLSHNVIGELTGTVTPENIMVVGGHLDSWDLADGSHDDGAGVVQSMEVVRILKNLNYKPKNTIRVVLFMNEENGGKGGAKYEEVSKEKKENHIFALESDSGGFTPRGFSFESDDANLKKIQGYKDFFEPYFINSFVKGHAGSDIEHLTSKTIVKAGLMPDSQRYFDYHHAANDKFDAINKRELELGAATMTTLMYLIDQNGIVLPTATN comes from the coding sequence ATGAAAAAAACAATTCTTTTAACTGTTTTAGCCTTAAACGGCCTGACATCTTTTGCACAGTCAAACGATGAAAAAAACATTAAATTATTTTACAAAAAAGCCCTAACCGAAGCAAAATGTTACACTTGGTTAGAATATTTATCAAACGATATTGGTAGCCGCTTGTCAGGTTCTGCAAGTGCCGAAGAAGCAGTTCAATACACCAAAAGACAACTGGAAACGCTTGGACTTGACAAAGTATATTTACAAGACGTTATGGTTCCGCATTGGGTTCGTGGCGAAAAAGAAACAGCTTATATTGTAGATAATAAAACAAAAACTGTAGTGCCAATTTGCGCTTTAGGATCATCAATAGCAACACCTAAAACAGGAATTACTGCTGAGGTAATAGAAGTACAAAGCATAAAAGAACTGAAAGAATTAGGAGATAAAGTAAAAGGTAAGATTGTATTTTACAACAGGCCAATGGATCCTGAAAATATACCAACTTTTATGTCTTATTCAGAAGCTGGAGATCAAAGACGAAGCGGAGCTCAGGAAGCTGCAAAACTAGGGGCAGTTGGTGCAATTGTTCGTTCTTTAAGTTTGCGATTAGATGATTTCCCTCATACAGGAAATCAGAGTTATGGAGATTTGCCAAAAGAGCAATATATTCCGGCAGCGGCAATAAGTACAAACGGAGCAGAATTGTTGAGTAAATCTTTAAAAAACAATCCAGGGCTGAAATTTTATTTCAAACAATCTTGCCAGACGTTACCAGACGTATTGTCACACAACGTAATTGGAGAATTAACAGGAACAGTAACTCCGGAAAATATTATGGTTGTTGGAGGTCATTTAGATTCTTGGGATCTTGCTGATGGTTCTCATGACGATGGAGCAGGAGTAGTACAAAGTATGGAAGTAGTTCGTATCCTTAAAAACTTAAATTATAAGCCTAAAAATACAATTCGTGTTGTATTATTTATGAATGAAGAAAACGGCGGAAAAGGCGGAGCTAAATACGAAGAAGTTTCAAAAGAAAAGAAAGAGAATCATATTTTTGCTTTAGAAAGTGATTCAGGAGGATTTACGCCAAGAGGATTTTCATTTGAATCTGATGATGCTAACCTGAAAAAAATACAAGGATACAAAGACTTTTTTGAGCCTTATTTTATAAATAGTTTTGTAAAAGGGCACGCAGGGTCAGATATCGAACATTTAACGTCTAAAACAATCGTTAAAGCAGGTTTAATGCCAGATTCACAACGTTATTTTGATTATCATCACGCTGCAAATGACAAGTTTGATGCTATAAACAAAAGAGAATTAGAACTTGGAGCAGCAACAATGACGACATTAATGTATTTAATAGATCAAAACGGAATTGTTCTTCCAACTGCAACGAATTAA
- a CDS encoding discoidin domain-containing protein: MKKLYLLPALLMFIGFNTNAIAQNTIPGKTEWFDPNKPATTYCNPINIGYNYTTENHNGIPESRRSSADPVIITYKGEYYLFATNQAGYFWSKDMSDWKFVYGSFQRKPADDDQCAPAAWVVNDTLFYVGSTWKRDHPIWKTADPKSGQWLRHVDKAMLPTWDPAIFQDDDKKVYMYYGSSGKLPLVGTEVDYKTWLPKGNQADYAQLYKATEVEDIQRPYGQIKEVAILDPANHGWERFGPNNDMEPAPWGNFIEGAWMTKHNGKYYMQYGAPATEFKGYANGVHVGDNPLGPFVYQKHNPMSYKPGGFVIGAGHGNTFADNYGNYWNTGTCKISIKDRFERRIDMFPAGFDKDDVMYSITSYGDFPIVLPTGERNQEKGASSGWMLLSYKKPVIVSSSEECMEVETHRMDNGGKKVYEKFCYGANNLTDENIQTYWSAKTDKPGEWLQLDLGRQMQVNALQINYADHKATQYNKAMDIYYQYKIFMSDDAVNWTLVVDKSQNAKDVPHDYVELTKPIKARYIKMVNIHNASGLFAVSDFRVFGNGLSEKPKPVSDFKVDRNVKDSRNAMISWKKQADAIGYNIYYGISPDKLYNSIMVYDESSYDFRGLDKGTKYYFTIEAFNESGIGAKNKLKEVK, translated from the coding sequence ATGAAAAAACTATATTTATTACCTGCTTTACTAATGTTTATTGGTTTTAATACCAATGCAATAGCACAGAATACTATTCCGGGAAAAACGGAATGGTTTGACCCAAACAAACCCGCAACAACGTATTGTAATCCAATTAATATTGGATACAATTATACAACTGAAAATCACAACGGAATTCCCGAATCCCGTCGTTCAAGTGCAGATCCTGTTATAATTACATATAAAGGCGAGTATTATTTATTTGCAACAAATCAGGCGGGATATTTTTGGAGTAAAGACATGTCTGACTGGAAATTTGTTTACGGAAGTTTTCAAAGAAAACCTGCTGATGATGACCAATGTGCGCCGGCTGCGTGGGTTGTAAATGATACTTTATTTTATGTTGGGTCAACCTGGAAAAGGGATCACCCAATCTGGAAAACAGCAGATCCAAAATCAGGACAATGGCTGAGACATGTGGATAAAGCAATGCTGCCAACTTGGGATCCGGCTATTTTTCAGGATGATGATAAAAAAGTATATATGTATTACGGATCAAGTGGAAAATTACCGCTTGTGGGTACTGAGGTTGATTATAAGACATGGCTTCCAAAAGGAAATCAGGCAGATTATGCACAATTGTATAAAGCGACAGAAGTTGAAGATATTCAGCGTCCTTACGGTCAAATAAAAGAAGTAGCGATTTTAGATCCTGCAAACCACGGTTGGGAACGTTTTGGACCAAATAACGATATGGAACCAGCGCCTTGGGGTAATTTTATTGAAGGAGCGTGGATGACCAAACACAACGGAAAATATTATATGCAATACGGAGCGCCTGCTACTGAATTTAAAGGTTATGCAAATGGTGTTCATGTTGGCGATAATCCGTTAGGGCCATTTGTATATCAAAAACACAATCCAATGTCTTATAAACCAGGCGGATTTGTGATTGGAGCCGGACACGGAAATACCTTTGCAGATAATTATGGGAATTATTGGAATACAGGAACCTGCAAAATTTCTATAAAAGACCGTTTTGAGCGTCGTATAGATATGTTTCCTGCCGGATTTGACAAAGACGATGTGATGTATTCGATAACTTCTTACGGAGATTTTCCGATAGTATTACCAACCGGAGAACGCAATCAGGAAAAAGGAGCTTCATCAGGATGGATGTTACTTTCATACAAAAAGCCGGTAATAGTTTCTTCTTCGGAAGAATGTATGGAAGTTGAAACACACAGAATGGACAACGGTGGTAAAAAAGTATATGAGAAATTTTGCTACGGAGCCAATAATTTAACTGATGAAAATATTCAGACTTATTGGTCAGCAAAAACAGATAAACCAGGCGAATGGCTTCAACTTGATTTAGGCAGACAAATGCAAGTAAACGCTTTGCAAATTAATTATGCAGATCATAAAGCAACACAATACAACAAGGCAATGGACATTTATTATCAATACAAAATCTTCATGTCTGATGATGCCGTAAATTGGACATTAGTAGTTGATAAATCTCAAAATGCAAAAGATGTTCCTCATGATTACGTCGAATTGACAAAACCAATTAAAGCACGTTATATTAAGATGGTGAATATTCACAATGCTTCGGGATTATTTGCAGTTTCTGATTTTAGAGTTTTTGGAAATGGATTATCAGAAAAACCAAAACCAGTTTCAGATTTTAAAGTAGACAGAAATGTAAAAGATTCTCGAAATGCAATGATTTCATGGAAAAAACAAGCAGATGCTATTGGTTATAATATTTACTACGGAATAAGTCCTGATAAATTGTATAACAGCATTATGGTCTATGATGAAAGTTCGTATGATTTTAGAGGTTTAGATAAAGGCACAAAATATTATTTTACAATAGAAGCATTTAATGAAAGCGGAATAGGAGCAAAAAATAAACTAAAAGAGGTAAAATAA
- a CDS encoding glycerophosphodiester phosphodiesterase family protein — MNTIKISSAFVLTLIMVVFSSCSAKKNGIVAHRGAWKKNNLPENSIASLRHAIDMKLVGSEFDVWRTADDSLVINHDAHYNKLLIEETNYEDLIKFKLSNGEKLPTLHEYITEGKRNNKHTLLVCEIKPSEISKERGKETAIKTVETIKKGNADKITCYISFDYEILKQIQQIDPKASLQYLEGNKSPAEVKKDNISGIDYHYSVFQKHPEWIKEAKDNKIILNVWTVNDADVMDWIIGNNFDYITTNEPELLNERLKKKN; from the coding sequence CATTTGTTTTAACGTTGATAATGGTAGTTTTCTCTTCTTGTAGTGCGAAAAAAAATGGTATTGTAGCACATCGCGGAGCGTGGAAAAAGAATAATCTGCCTGAAAATTCAATAGCCTCTCTTAGACATGCAATTGATATGAAACTCGTTGGTTCAGAATTTGACGTTTGGAGAACAGCCGATGATTCTCTTGTAATCAATCACGATGCGCATTATAACAAATTGCTTATTGAAGAAACAAATTATGAAGATCTAATAAAGTTTAAACTTTCAAACGGAGAGAAACTGCCAACTCTACACGAATATATTACAGAAGGAAAAAGAAATAACAAACACACACTTTTGGTTTGTGAAATAAAACCTTCGGAAATAAGTAAAGAAAGAGGAAAAGAGACTGCAATAAAAACTGTTGAAACAATCAAAAAAGGTAATGCCGATAAAATAACCTGCTACATAAGTTTTGATTACGAAATTCTAAAACAAATTCAGCAAATAGACCCAAAAGCTTCATTGCAATATCTGGAAGGAAATAAATCACCTGCCGAAGTAAAAAAAGATAATATTTCTGGTATTGATTACCATTATTCAGTCTTTCAAAAACATCCTGAATGGATAAAAGAAGCAAAAGACAATAAGATTATTTTAAATGTCTGGACCGTTAATGATGCTGATGTTATGGATTGGATAATTGGAAATAATTTTGATTACATCACAACCAATGAACCTGAATTATTGAATGAAAGATTAAAAAAGAAAAATTAG